In Mixta intestinalis, the following are encoded in one genomic region:
- the gntR gene encoding gluconate operon transcriptional repressor GntR: MKKKRPVLQDVADRVGVTKMTVSRYLRNPQQVSAALGAKIAVVLDELGYIPNRAPDMLSNATSRAIGVLLPSLTNQVFADVLRGIEAVTDGAGYQTLVGHFGYNAEKEELQLRSLLGWNIDGLILTERTHTPASLRMIETAGIPVIEMMDSVSPCLDMAVGFDNVEAARQMTHAILAKGHRHTVYLGARLDERTLQKEQGYALAMREVGLEPRSVMMEEASSFSAGAMLLCEARRRYPQTDSLFCTNDDLAIGAMFECQRQGLRVPEQMAIAGFHGHDIAHVVTPRLATVFTPRERMGREAATLLLARIGGDNSVHQPIDVGFEIEEGESI, encoded by the coding sequence ATGAAGAAAAAAAGACCCGTGCTACAGGATGTTGCCGATCGCGTCGGCGTGACGAAAATGACCGTCAGCCGCTATCTGCGTAATCCGCAACAGGTCTCTGCCGCGTTGGGGGCGAAAATTGCCGTCGTGCTGGATGAGTTGGGCTACATTCCCAACCGCGCGCCCGATATGTTATCAAACGCCACCAGCCGCGCTATCGGCGTGCTGCTGCCCTCGTTGACCAACCAGGTATTCGCCGACGTGCTGCGCGGGATTGAAGCTGTTACCGATGGCGCGGGTTATCAGACGCTGGTGGGCCACTTCGGCTATAACGCGGAAAAAGAAGAATTACAGCTGCGCTCTCTGCTGGGCTGGAATATCGATGGCCTGATCCTCACTGAACGCACCCATACGCCCGCCAGCCTGCGTATGATTGAAACTGCCGGAATTCCGGTGATTGAGATGATGGACAGCGTTTCCCCCTGTCTGGATATGGCGGTTGGCTTCGATAACGTTGAGGCGGCGCGTCAGATGACGCACGCGATTCTGGCGAAAGGGCATCGCCATACCGTTTATCTCGGCGCGCGGCTGGATGAGCGTACGCTGCAAAAAGAGCAGGGCTACGCGCTGGCGATGCGCGAGGTGGGGCTGGAGCCGCGCAGCGTCATGATGGAGGAAGCCTCCTCGTTTAGCGCGGGCGCGATGCTGCTGTGCGAGGCGCGGCGACGCTATCCGCAGACCGATAGCCTGTTCTGTACCAATGACGATTTGGCAATCGGTGCTATGTTTGAATGTCAGCGCCAGGGATTACGCGTACCGGAGCAGATGGCGATTGCCGGTTTTCACGGACACGATATTGCCCACGTGGTGACGCCAAGACTGGCGACGGTATTCACCCCGCGTGAGCGCATGGGACGTGAGGCGGCGACGCTTCTGCTGGCACGCATCGGCGGCGATAACAGCGTGCATCAGCCCATCGACGTAGGCTTTGAAATTGAGGAAGGGGAGAGCATCTGA
- the gntK gene encoding gluconokinase, whose amino-acid sequence MQTQSPSHHVFILMGVSGSGKSAVAYEVSHQLKTAFLDGDFLHPRANIEKMAHGHPLNDSDRQPWLRAVNDAAFAMQRTQAVSIIVCSALKKSYRDILRRGNDNLSFIYLKGEFETIESRLKARKGHFFKPQMLVSQFETLEEPAADESDVLVVDINHPLPDVVAATIATIEGAIKKD is encoded by the coding sequence ATGCAAACTCAGTCGCCGTCACATCATGTTTTTATCCTGATGGGCGTATCGGGCAGCGGTAAATCCGCCGTTGCTTATGAAGTCTCGCACCAGCTGAAAACCGCGTTTCTTGACGGCGATTTTCTCCATCCGCGTGCCAATATCGAAAAAATGGCCCACGGCCATCCGCTAAACGACAGCGATCGTCAGCCCTGGCTACGGGCAGTCAACGATGCGGCTTTTGCCATGCAGCGCACCCAGGCCGTTTCGATTATCGTTTGCTCCGCACTGAAAAAAAGCTACCGCGATATTCTGCGTCGGGGTAACGACAATCTCTCTTTTATCTATCTGAAAGGCGAGTTTGAAACTATCGAGAGCCGTCTGAAGGCGCGTAAAGGTCACTTCTTTAAGCCGCAGATGCTGGTTTCCCAGTTCGAAACGCTGGAAGAGCCCGCCGCTGATGAGAGTGATGTACTGGTCGTCGATATCAATCATCCCCTGCCGGACGTCGTTGCCGCTACCATCGCCACCATTGAGGGTGCGATCAAAAAGGATTAG
- the gntU gene encoding gluconate transporter, which translates to MSTATLVLTAAGSVLLLLFLVMKARMHAFVALILVSFGAGLFSGMPLNKIAETMQKGMGGTLGFLAVVVALGAMFGKILHETGAVDQIAIRMLKSFGERRAHYAMGIAGLICALPLFFEVAVVLLISIAFAVARRTGDNLVKLVIPLFAGVAAAAAFLLPGPAPMLLASQMHVDFGWMILLGLCAALPGMLIAGPLFGNVISRHVSFNVPEETSQPDVEQHKMPSFAFSLSLILFPLVLVGLKTIGARFTAEGSRLYEWLEFIGHPFTAILLALLLAIYGLAWRQGMDKEKVMQVCGSALQPAGIILLVIGAGGVFKQVLVDSGVGPALGNALTGAGLPIALACFILAAAVRIIQGSATVACLTAVGLVMPVIEPLHYNGAQMAALSICIAGGSIVVSHVNDAGFWLFGRFTGATEAQTLKTWTLMETILGTVGAIIGMIAFELLS; encoded by the coding sequence ATGAGTACCGCAACCCTGGTGTTAACCGCGGCAGGTTCCGTTCTCCTGCTGCTGTTCCTGGTAATGAAAGCGCGTATGCATGCTTTCGTCGCTCTGATATTAGTCTCGTTCGGCGCTGGCCTGTTCTCCGGAATGCCGCTGAATAAAATCGCTGAAACCATGCAGAAAGGCATGGGCGGCACGCTTGGCTTCCTCGCAGTGGTGGTGGCGCTGGGCGCGATGTTCGGCAAAATCCTGCATGAAACCGGCGCGGTCGATCAAATCGCTATCCGCATGCTGAAATCGTTCGGCGAACGTCGTGCACATTACGCGATGGGCATCGCCGGATTAATCTGCGCGCTGCCGCTGTTCTTCGAGGTGGCGGTGGTGCTGCTGATCAGCATTGCCTTCGCCGTGGCGCGACGTACCGGCGATAACCTGGTGAAGCTGGTGATCCCGCTGTTTGCCGGGGTCGCGGCGGCAGCGGCGTTTCTGCTGCCGGGTCCGGCACCGATGCTGCTGGCATCGCAGATGCACGTCGATTTCGGCTGGATGATCCTGCTCGGCCTCTGCGCTGCGCTGCCCGGTATGCTGATCGCCGGGCCGCTGTTCGGCAACGTTATCAGCCGTCACGTGAGTTTTAACGTGCCGGAAGAGACATCGCAGCCGGATGTTGAACAGCATAAGATGCCGTCGTTCGCCTTCAGCCTGTCGCTGATCCTCTTTCCGCTGGTGCTGGTGGGGCTGAAAACGATTGGTGCACGCTTCACCGCCGAAGGCTCGCGGCTCTATGAATGGCTGGAGTTTATTGGACATCCCTTTACCGCCATTCTGCTGGCGCTGCTGCTGGCAATTTACGGTCTGGCCTGGCGTCAGGGAATGGATAAAGAAAAGGTAATGCAGGTGTGCGGCAGCGCGTTACAGCCTGCGGGCATCATTCTGCTGGTGATCGGTGCAGGCGGCGTGTTTAAGCAAGTGCTGGTGGATTCCGGCGTTGGTCCGGCGCTCGGTAACGCGCTTACCGGCGCAGGTCTGCCAATTGCGCTGGCCTGCTTTATCCTCGCCGCTGCGGTGCGCATTATTCAGGGATCGGCGACGGTTGCCTGTTTAACGGCGGTCGGGCTGGTGATGCCGGTGATTGAGCCGCTGCACTATAACGGTGCGCAAATGGCGGCGCTGTCGATCTGTATCGCTGGCGGTTCGATTGTGGTCAGCCATGTTAATGACGCCGGTTTCTGGCTGTTTGGGCGTTTTACCGGCGCTACCGAAGCGCAGACGCTGAAAACCTGGACGCTGATGGAGACGATTCTGGGCACCGTCGGGGCGATTATCGGTATGATCGCTTTCGAGCTGCTTTCCTGA
- a CDS encoding YhgN family NAAT transporter, whose translation MTEMISATILLLLIMDPLGNLPIFMSVLKHLEPKRRRMVLMREMLIALGIMLLFLFAGEKILAFLNLRTETVSISGGVILFLIAIKMIFPSAESNSSGLPVGEEPFLVPLAIPLVAGPSLLATLMLLSHQYPNHMGYLVGALLCAWGITVVILLLSGLFLRLLGDKGVNALERLMGLILIMLATQMFLDGIRAYLKI comes from the coding sequence ATGACTGAAATGATCTCTGCGACCATATTATTGTTGTTGATAATGGACCCGCTAGGCAATTTGCCGATTTTTATGTCGGTTTTAAAGCATCTGGAACCGAAACGCCGCCGCATGGTGCTGATGCGCGAAATGTTGATCGCGCTGGGTATTATGCTGCTGTTTTTATTCGCCGGGGAGAAAATTCTCGCCTTCCTCAACCTGCGTACCGAAACGGTTTCGATCTCCGGCGGCGTCATCCTGTTTCTGATTGCGATTAAAATGATTTTTCCTTCCGCCGAGAGCAACAGCAGCGGCCTGCCGGTGGGTGAAGAACCTTTTTTGGTGCCGCTTGCTATTCCGTTAGTCGCCGGGCCTTCACTGCTTGCCACCCTGATGCTGCTTTCCCATCAGTATCCTAACCATATGGGTTATCTGGTGGGCGCGCTGCTCTGTGCCTGGGGCATTACGGTAGTGATTTTGCTGCTTTCCGGCCTGTTTCTGCGGCTGCTGGGCGATAAAGGCGTGAATGCGCTGGAGCGCCTGATGGGATTGATTCTGATTATGCTGGCAACGCAGATGTTCCTCGACGGTATCCGCGCCTATCTGAAAATTTAA
- the asd gene encoding aspartate-semialdehyde dehydrogenase translates to MKNVGLIGWRGMVGSVLMQRMSEERDFDAIRPVFFSTSQHGQAAPTVGGQNGTLQDAYDIDALKALDIIITCQGGDYTSEIYPKLRASGWQGYWIDAASTLRMKDDAIIILDPVNHQVIRQGLDKGIKTFVGGNCTVSLMLMSLGGLFAHDLVEWASVATYQAASGGGARHMRELLTQMGMLHNHVAQELQNPASAILDIERKVTELTRSGTLPTDNFGVPLAGSLIPWIDKQLENGQSREEWKGQAETNKILGTQQTIPVDGLCVRIGALRCHSQAFTLKLKKDVPLAEIEQILAAHNEWVKVVPNDRELTMRELSPAAVTGTLSTPVGRLRKLNMGPDYLSAFTVGDQLLWGAAEPLRRMLRLLVD, encoded by the coding sequence ATGAAAAATGTAGGTCTTATTGGTTGGCGCGGTATGGTCGGCTCGGTGCTGATGCAGCGCATGAGCGAAGAGCGCGATTTCGACGCGATTCGCCCGGTTTTTTTCTCTACTTCTCAGCATGGCCAGGCGGCCCCGACCGTTGGCGGTCAGAATGGTACGCTTCAGGATGCTTATGATATTGATGCGCTGAAGGCGCTGGATATTATCATCACCTGTCAGGGCGGCGACTATACCAGTGAGATCTACCCGAAGCTGCGTGCCAGCGGCTGGCAGGGTTACTGGATTGATGCGGCTTCCACGCTGCGTATGAAAGATGATGCGATTATCATTCTCGATCCGGTTAACCATCAGGTGATTCGTCAGGGGCTGGATAAAGGCATTAAGACCTTTGTCGGCGGCAACTGCACCGTCAGCCTGATGCTGATGTCGCTCGGTGGTCTGTTTGCGCACGATCTGGTGGAGTGGGCGTCGGTTGCCACCTATCAGGCCGCTTCCGGCGGCGGCGCGCGTCACATGCGTGAACTGCTGACGCAGATGGGCATGTTGCATAACCACGTGGCGCAAGAGCTGCAAAACCCGGCGTCGGCGATTCTGGACATTGAACGTAAGGTGACGGAACTGACCCGTTCCGGCACGCTACCGACCGATAACTTCGGTGTTCCGCTGGCGGGCAGCCTGATCCCGTGGATTGATAAACAGCTGGAAAACGGCCAGAGCCGCGAAGAGTGGAAAGGTCAGGCGGAAACCAACAAGATTCTCGGCACGCAGCAGACGATCCCGGTTGATGGCCTCTGCGTACGTATCGGCGCGCTGCGCTGCCACAGTCAGGCCTTCACGTTGAAGCTGAAGAAAGATGTGCCGCTGGCAGAAATCGAGCAGATACTGGCCGCGCACAACGAGTGGGTGAAAGTAGTGCCGAACGATCGCGAGCTGACGATGCGCGAGCTGTCGCCTGCCGCCGTCACCGGTACGCTGAGCACGCCGGTAGGGCGTCTGCGTAAGCTGAATATGGGACCGGATTACCTTTCCGCCTTTACCGTTGGCGATCAGCTTCTGTGGGGGGCCGCCGAGCCGCTGCGCCGTATGCTGCGTTTGCTGGTAGATTAA
- the glgB gene encoding 1,4-alpha-glucan branching enzyme has protein sequence MSELPDRHAINAIIEGHYADPFSLLGMHQTSSGLEVRALLPDASEVWVIETSTGRKCAQLKCLDSRGFFHGVIPRRKNPFRYQLAVTWHGEQNLIDDAYRFGPLLQELDSWLLAEGTHLRPYETLGAHADVIDGISGTRFSVWAPNARRVSVVGDFNYWDGRRHPMRFRREIGVWELFVPAARTGQLYKYEIIDNKGQLRLKADPFAFESQMRPDSASMICGLPEKVEMRPERKAANAFDAPISIYEVHLGSWRRHTDNNFWLSYKELEEQLIPYVKEMGFTHIELMPVNEHPFDGSWGYQPVGMYAPTRRFGTRDEFRHFVAAAHAAGLNVLLDWVPGHFPSDDFGLAQFDGTALYEHEDPREGFHQDWNTLIYNYGRREVSNYLAGNALYWLERFGIDGLRVDAVASMIYRDYSRPQGEWVPNHFGGRENLEAIDFIRYTNRMLGHNAPGTVTIAEESTDFYGVSRPPESGGLGFWYKWNLGWMHDTLDYMKLDPVYRNYHHNLMTFGMVYNYTENFVLPLSHDEVVHGKRSILDRMPGDAWQKFANLRAYYGWMWAFPGKKLLFMGGEFAQGREWNHDTSLDWHLLEGEDNWHHGVQRLVRDLNLTYRHYTPLHQCDFDPSGFEWLVVDDHENSVFVFVRRDREGNEIIVASNFTPVPRYNYRFGISQPGGWREVINTDSYHYKGSNTGNGGTVWSEPVPSHNREHSLTLTIPPLATIWLVREVE, from the coding sequence ATGTCAGAGCTCCCGGATCGCCACGCGATCAATGCGATTATTGAAGGTCATTACGCTGACCCCTTTTCACTGTTGGGAATGCACCAGACCAGTAGCGGCCTTGAGGTTCGCGCCCTGCTGCCTGATGCGTCTGAAGTGTGGGTAATCGAAACCAGCACCGGGCGCAAATGCGCGCAGCTGAAGTGCCTTGATTCGCGCGGCTTTTTTCACGGCGTTATCCCGCGTCGTAAGAACCCGTTTCGCTACCAGCTGGCCGTCACCTGGCACGGCGAGCAAAACCTGATTGATGATGCCTATCGTTTTGGCCCGCTGTTGCAGGAGCTGGATAGCTGGCTGCTGGCCGAAGGCACCCACCTGCGCCCTTATGAAACGCTGGGCGCGCACGCGGATGTTATTGACGGCATCAGCGGGACACGCTTTTCCGTCTGGGCGCCTAACGCACGCCGTGTCTCGGTAGTCGGCGACTTTAACTATTGGGATGGACGCAGACATCCGATGCGTTTTCGCCGTGAGATTGGCGTCTGGGAACTGTTTGTTCCGGCGGCTCGCACCGGCCAGCTCTACAAATATGAAATTATCGATAACAAAGGCCAGCTGCGGCTGAAAGCCGATCCCTTTGCTTTTGAATCGCAAATGCGTCCCGACAGCGCCTCCATGATTTGCGGGCTGCCGGAGAAAGTAGAGATGCGCCCGGAGCGTAAGGCGGCGAACGCTTTTGACGCGCCGATTTCTATCTATGAAGTGCATCTGGGATCCTGGCGACGGCACACCGATAACAACTTCTGGCTGAGCTACAAAGAGCTGGAAGAACAGCTGATCCCCTATGTTAAAGAGATGGGATTCACCCATATCGAACTGATGCCGGTTAACGAACATCCGTTTGACGGCAGCTGGGGCTATCAGCCAGTGGGAATGTATGCGCCAACGCGCCGCTTCGGCACGCGTGATGAGTTCCGCCACTTTGTCGCCGCCGCGCATGCAGCGGGGCTGAACGTGCTGCTTGACTGGGTGCCGGGCCATTTTCCTTCAGATGATTTTGGTTTGGCGCAGTTTGACGGCACCGCGCTATATGAGCACGAAGATCCGCGCGAAGGTTTCCACCAGGACTGGAATACGCTGATCTATAACTACGGACGCCGTGAAGTCAGTAACTATCTTGCCGGTAACGCGCTTTACTGGCTGGAGCGTTTTGGTATCGACGGGCTGCGGGTGGATGCGGTGGCGTCAATGATCTACCGCGACTATAGCCGCCCGCAAGGGGAATGGGTACCGAACCACTTCGGCGGGCGTGAGAACCTCGAAGCGATTGATTTTATCCGCTACACCAACCGTATGCTGGGGCATAACGCGCCGGGTACGGTGACCATTGCCGAAGAGTCCACTGATTTTTACGGCGTATCGCGCCCGCCGGAATCGGGCGGGCTGGGCTTCTGGTACAAGTGGAATCTGGGCTGGATGCACGACACGCTGGATTATATGAAACTCGATCCGGTCTATCGTAACTACCATCACAATCTGATGACGTTTGGCATGGTGTACAACTACACCGAAAATTTCGTGCTGCCGCTCTCACATGATGAAGTGGTACACGGCAAGCGTTCTATCCTCGACCGTATGCCCGGTGACGCCTGGCAGAAATTTGCTAACCTGCGCGCCTATTACGGCTGGATGTGGGCCTTCCCCGGTAAAAAGCTGCTGTTTATGGGCGGCGAATTTGCCCAGGGCAGGGAGTGGAACCACGACACCAGCCTCGACTGGCATCTGCTGGAAGGTGAAGACAACTGGCATCACGGCGTTCAGCGGCTGGTGCGCGATCTTAACCTGACCTACCGCCATTATACGCCGTTGCATCAGTGCGATTTTGATCCCAGCGGCTTTGAATGGCTGGTGGTGGATGACCATGAAAACTCAGTATTTGTTTTCGTACGCCGCGATCGGGAAGGCAATGAAATCATTGTCGCCAGCAACTTCACGCCGGTACCGCGCTACAACTATCGCTTTGGTATCAGTCAGCCGGGCGGCTGGCGCGAAGTTATCAATACCGATTCGTATCACTATAAGGGCAGCAATACTGGCAATGGCGGCACCGTCTGGAGCGAACCGGTTCCCAGCCATAACCGCGAGCATTCGCTGACGCTGACCATACCGCCGCTGGCAACGATTTGGTTGGTCAGGGAGGTGGAATGA
- the glgX gene encoding glycogen debranching protein GlgX gives MSYLSAGKPAPLGATWDGKGVNFTLFSQHAQRVELCLFDEKGEESRYDLPMRTDDIWHGYFPELAPGQRYGYRVHGPWAPEQGHRFNPAKLLIDPCARAVEGAVPDSALLNGGEWQPDESDSAAVAPKSVVIANDFNWGDDVAPRVPWGKTVIYEAHVRGLTQRHPEIPEMQRGTYAALGHAAIVNYLQQLGITTLELQPIAQFADEPRLQQLGLRNYWGYNPYALWAVEPRYASGKDGCSPLQEFQQAVKTLHRAGIEVVLDIVLNHTAELEEIGPTLCLRGVDNASYYRLSKDGRYHNWTGCGNTLNLSHPQVMRWALDCLRYWVTVCHVDGFRFDLAPVLGRTPEFRADAPFFAAIKACPILSQVKLIAEPWDIGPDGYQLGRFPSPFADWNDRFRDAMRRYWLHGELSNGDFARRFAASSDCFRHNDRLPSSTVNLITAHDGFTLRDLVSFARKHNEANGEDNRDGHNNNYSHNHGSEGLTVSLNVLERRRRSVHALLTSLLLAQGTPMLLAGDEQGHSQYGNNNAYCQDNELTWFDWKNRDEGLYAFTAALVQLRQKIPALTQDRWWEEGDGNVQWLNHEGRPLSAQEWEQGKHQLQILLSGSWLITINATQDVSELSLPDGEWRAVPPFAGEDNPILSTVWHGPAHGVCVFQKQL, from the coding sequence ATGAGTTACCTGAGTGCCGGTAAACCTGCCCCCCTGGGCGCAACCTGGGATGGGAAAGGCGTCAACTTTACGCTTTTTTCGCAGCATGCTCAGCGCGTGGAACTCTGCCTTTTTGATGAAAAAGGCGAGGAAAGCCGCTATGACCTGCCGATGCGTACAGATGATATCTGGCACGGCTATTTTCCTGAGCTCGCTCCTGGACAGCGTTACGGCTATCGCGTTCATGGTCCCTGGGCACCCGAACAGGGGCACCGCTTTAATCCCGCGAAGCTACTGATTGATCCCTGTGCTCGTGCCGTTGAGGGGGCGGTTCCGGACAGCGCGCTGCTTAACGGTGGCGAATGGCAGCCGGACGAGAGCGACAGCGCGGCCGTCGCGCCGAAAAGTGTGGTGATAGCGAATGACTTTAACTGGGGTGACGATGTTGCGCCACGCGTGCCCTGGGGCAAGACGGTGATTTATGAAGCGCACGTACGTGGACTGACGCAGCGACATCCGGAAATTCCGGAAATGCAGCGTGGTACTTATGCGGCGTTGGGTCATGCAGCTATCGTCAACTACCTTCAACAGCTGGGGATTACCACCCTGGAGCTACAGCCGATTGCGCAGTTTGCCGATGAGCCTCGCCTGCAACAGCTGGGGCTGCGTAATTACTGGGGCTATAACCCTTATGCGCTCTGGGCGGTTGAGCCGCGCTACGCCTCCGGTAAGGATGGGTGCAGCCCGCTACAGGAGTTTCAGCAGGCGGTAAAAACGTTGCATCGCGCCGGAATTGAAGTGGTGTTGGATATCGTGCTGAACCACACCGCCGAGCTGGAAGAGATTGGTCCTACGCTCTGCCTGCGTGGTGTGGATAACGCCAGCTATTACCGACTCAGCAAGGATGGGCGCTATCACAACTGGACCGGCTGCGGCAATACGCTCAATCTCAGCCATCCCCAGGTGATGCGCTGGGCGCTCGACTGCCTGCGCTATTGGGTCACGGTATGTCATGTCGATGGTTTTCGCTTCGATCTGGCACCGGTGTTGGGAAGAACGCCGGAATTTCGCGCCGATGCACCGTTTTTTGCAGCGATAAAAGCCTGCCCGATTCTTTCTCAGGTCAAGCTGATCGCCGAACCGTGGGATATCGGGCCGGACGGCTATCAGTTGGGACGTTTTCCTTCGCCTTTTGCCGACTGGAACGATCGTTTCCGCGATGCTATGCGCCGTTACTGGTTACACGGCGAGCTGTCTAACGGCGATTTTGCACGCCGCTTTGCCGCGTCCAGCGACTGTTTCCGTCATAACGATCGCCTGCCGTCATCAACGGTAAACCTGATTACCGCGCACGACGGCTTCACTCTGCGCGATCTGGTGAGTTTTGCGCGTAAGCATAATGAAGCGAATGGGGAAGATAATCGTGACGGGCACAACAATAACTACAGCCATAACCACGGCAGCGAAGGCTTAACGGTATCGCTTAACGTGCTGGAGCGCCGTCGTCGCTCTGTCCATGCGCTTCTTACTTCGCTACTGCTGGCGCAGGGTACGCCAATGCTGCTGGCCGGTGATGAACAGGGGCATAGCCAGTACGGCAACAACAATGCCTATTGTCAGGATAACGAACTGACCTGGTTTGACTGGAAAAACCGGGATGAGGGGTTGTACGCCTTTACCGCCGCGCTGGTGCAGTTGCGTCAGAAAATTCCTGCGTTGACGCAAGACCGCTGGTGGGAGGAAGGCGATGGAAATGTTCAGTGGCTCAACCATGAAGGACGACCGCTGAGCGCGCAGGAGTGGGAGCAGGGCAAGCATCAATTGCAAATCCTGCTGTCCGGAAGCTGGCTAATAACGATAAATGCCACGCAAGACGTGAGCGAACTATCTCTACCAGACGGAGAATGGCGCGCTGTTCCTCCATTTGCCGGGGAAGATAATCCGATCCTGTCAACTGTCTGGCATGGACCCGCGCACGGCGTGTGTGTGTTCCAAAAGCAACTATAA
- the glgC gene encoding glucose-1-phosphate adenylyltransferase — protein sequence MVKLERTEHLMLARQLPGQTVALILAGGRGTRLKDLTATRAKPAVHFGGKFRIIDFALSNCLNSGIRRIGVITQYQSHSLVQHIQRGWSFLNEEMNEFVDLLPAQQRFTTEHWYRGTADAVTQNLDIIRRYDAQYIVILAGDHIYKMDYSRMLLDHVDNDARCTIACLPVPIQEATAFGVMAVNEHNRVIDFVEKPAQPPAMPGDESKALASMGVYVFNADYLYQLLEEDLDISGSSHDFGKDLLPKIVASGEALAHSFTLSCVQSDDSMPPYWRDVGTLEAYWRANLDLASVMPELDMYDHEWPIHTHMEPLPPAKFVQDRSGSHGMTMNSLVSGGCIISGSVVAHSVLFSRVRVNSFCNIDSAVLLPDVVVGRSCRLRRCVIDRACVIPEGMVIGENPDEDSRRFYRSEEGIVLVTRDMLAKLADAAV from the coding sequence ATGGTCAAGTTAGAACGTACCGAACATCTGATGCTGGCAAGACAGCTCCCTGGGCAAACGGTCGCCTTGATTCTTGCAGGTGGACGCGGCACGCGCCTGAAAGATCTGACCGCCACGCGCGCCAAGCCTGCCGTTCACTTTGGCGGCAAGTTCCGCATCATCGATTTTGCACTGTCGAACTGCCTTAATTCCGGCATTCGCCGCATTGGGGTAATTACCCAGTATCAGTCGCATTCGCTGGTGCAGCACATTCAGCGCGGCTGGTCGTTTCTTAATGAAGAGATGAATGAGTTTGTCGATCTGCTACCAGCCCAGCAGCGTTTTACCACCGAGCACTGGTATCGCGGCACTGCCGATGCGGTAACCCAGAACCTGGATATTATTCGCCGCTACGACGCGCAATATATCGTAATTCTCGCGGGGGACCACATCTATAAGATGGACTACTCGCGCATGCTGTTGGACCACGTTGATAACGATGCGCGCTGTACTATCGCCTGCCTGCCGGTGCCGATTCAGGAGGCGACGGCGTTCGGCGTGATGGCGGTTAATGAACATAATCGGGTTATTGATTTCGTTGAAAAACCGGCCCAGCCGCCCGCTATGCCGGGCGATGAGAGCAAGGCGTTGGCCAGCATGGGCGTCTACGTATTTAACGCCGATTATCTCTATCAGCTGCTGGAAGAAGATTTAGATATCTCCGGCTCCAGCCACGATTTTGGCAAGGATCTGCTGCCGAAAATTGTGGCCAGCGGCGAAGCGCTGGCGCACTCCTTTACGCTTTCCTGTGTACAGAGCGATGACAGCATGCCTCCCTATTGGCGTGATGTCGGCACGCTGGAAGCTTACTGGCGCGCTAATCTTGATCTCGCTTCGGTGATGCCGGAGCTGGATATGTATGACCATGAATGGCCTATCCATACCCATATGGAGCCGCTGCCGCCTGCGAAATTTGTGCAGGATCGTTCCGGCAGCCACGGGATGACAATGAATTCGCTGGTTTCCGGCGGCTGCATTATCTCCGGCTCGGTTGTGGCGCACTCCGTTCTGTTTTCACGCGTCCGCGTGAATTCGTTTTGCAATATAGATTCTGCCGTGCTGCTGCCTGATGTGGTCGTTGGACGATCCTGTCGTCTGCGCCGCTGCGTTATCGATCGCGCCTGCGTTATTCCGGAAGGAATGGTGATCGGCGAGAACCCTGACGAAGACAGTCGCCGTTTTTACCGTTCAGAAGAGGGCATCGTGCTGGTGACGCGCGACATGTTGGCCAAACTGGCCGATGCCGCCGTGTGA